The genomic DNA CGCGGTGAGCCGGCTGCGACGGCGCTGCCGGCGCCGCAGGTCCGACGCGTCCGTCCGTTGTCCGGTGCCGGTCGCCCCGGACCTGGCCGGGGACCGCTGCGAGCGGCGGTCGACGCGGGCGATGGTCATGCGTACTCCTGGATGCGGGTGGCGTGTCAGGACGGGCGCGACGGCGATGCGGTTGCCGGAGGGGTTCGGAAGCCGGGGGTGTCAGCCCTTGCTCGCGGCCGTCTGAGCGGCGTCGAGGGCCGCCTGCGGGCTCTTGCCGCCCGACAGGGCGTTCTGCACGGCGGTCCACATCGGCTGGGAGATCGTCGGGTACTTGGTGCCCAGACCACCGCTGGTGCGGCCGCGCGCCGCGGCCACCGCGCCGACCCACGGCTTCAGCTCGGGGTTCTGCTTCACCTGTTGGGCCTGCACCTGGGCGGTGGGTGCCACGTACGTCAGGGTCGTGTCGGTGGTCAGCAGGTTCGTGGAGTTCGTCAGACAGGTGACGATCTTCTTGCTGGCGTCGTAGCGGGAGGTGTCCTTCTGCACCGGGACGGTGACGAACTCGCCGCCGGTCGGCACCGGTGCCGAACCGCCGTTCTGTCCGGGGATGTTGATGACGCCGTAGGCGAAGCCGGCCTTGTCGGCGTTACCGAGCTGCCAGGTGCCGTTCTCGCTGAACGCGTAGTCGCCGGTGGCGAACTCCTGCCAACTGGTGGTCTGGGTGTTCTGCAGTACGTCCTTCGGCGCGTATCCGCCGTCGACCCACTGCTTCCACAGTGACAGTGCGGCGACGCCCTTCGCCGAGTCGAGCTTGGTCAGGTCCCCGCCCGCGCCCCAGAACCAGGGCAGGAACTGGAAGCTGCCCTCCTCCGTGTTGATCGCGGAGAACGTGATGCCCTTCTTGCCCGCCGACTTGACCTTCTTCAGCGCCGCCGTGAGCGAGTTCCAGTCCTTGATGGACGCGGGGTCGACGTGGGCCGCGGTCAGGATCTTCTTGTTGTAGTAGAGCGCGAGGGTGTTGGCACCGATGGGCACTCCGTAGGAGGCGTTGTCGATGACGCCCGCGCCGAGGATGTTCTTCTGGATCGACGACGTGTCGAGGCCGAGGTCGCCGGTCT from Streptomyces sp. NBC_01478 includes the following:
- a CDS encoding sugar ABC transporter substrate-binding protein — translated: MRNVRRTLLTAIAAVGALTAVAACGSGSDSSASGSGKAGGTYNFWDPYPQFDASSAWGKLVTKCGTDAGVKVKRTSMDTTDLGNKALLAAQQGNAPDVMLVDNPVVSTLVEAGILNKTGDLGLDTSSIQKNILGAGVIDNASYGVPIGANTLALYYNKKILTAAHVDPASIKDWNSLTAALKKVKSAGKKGITFSAINTEEGSFQFLPWFWGAGGDLTKLDSAKGVAALSLWKQWVDGGYAPKDVLQNTQTTSWQEFATGDYAFSENGTWQLGNADKAGFAYGVINIPGQNGGSAPVPTGGEFVTVPVQKDTSRYDASKKIVTCLTNSTNLLTTDTTLTYVAPTAQVQAQQVKQNPELKPWVGAVAAARGRTSGGLGTKYPTISQPMWTAVQNALSGGKSPQAALDAAQTAASKG